One part of the Corynebacterium aurimucosum ATCC 700975 genome encodes these proteins:
- the leuC gene encoding 3-isopropylmalate dehydratase large subunit — protein MTEKLTLAEKVWRDHVVRKGEGGEPDLIYIDFQLLHEVTSPQAFDGLRLAGRTMRHPELHLATEDHNVPTVGIKTGNLLEIKDEVSRTQVSTLRKNCEEFGVRLHSMGDAQQGIVHTVGPQLGITQPGMTIVCGDSHTSTHGAFGSIAMGIGTSEVEHVMATQTLSLKPFKTMAIEVSGELAEGVSAKDLILAIIAKIGTGGGQGHIIEYRGEAIRKMSMEARMTICNMSIEAGARAGMVAPDETTFEYVKGREFAPQGEDWDAAVEYWRTLPTDEGAEFDTVVEIDGSALTPFVTWGTNPGQGLPLSAVVPDPEECGDDGEKAAVEKALAYMDLTPGTPLRDIQIDTVFLGSCTNARIEDLRAAAEVVKGRSIAADTRMMVVPSSAVVKAQAEEEGLDKIFTDFGAEWRTAGCSMCLGMNPDQLKPGERSASTSNRNFEGRQGPGGRTHLVSPAVAAATAVLGHLAAPADIVDAAVAGA, from the coding sequence ATGACTGAGAAACTGACACTCGCAGAGAAGGTATGGCGCGACCACGTTGTGCGCAAAGGCGAGGGCGGCGAGCCCGATCTTATCTACATCGACTTCCAGCTCCTGCACGAAGTTACCAGCCCCCAGGCTTTCGACGGCCTTCGCTTGGCCGGTCGCACTATGCGACACCCTGAGCTGCACCTGGCCACTGAAGACCATAACGTGCCCACCGTCGGTATTAAGACCGGCAACCTATTAGAAATCAAAGACGAGGTCTCCCGCACGCAGGTATCTACCCTGCGCAAGAACTGTGAAGAGTTCGGTGTGCGCCTGCATTCGATGGGTGATGCTCAGCAAGGCATCGTTCACACCGTAGGCCCGCAGCTGGGAATTACCCAGCCCGGCATGACCATTGTGTGTGGTGACTCGCACACCTCGACGCACGGCGCCTTCGGTTCCATCGCCATGGGCATTGGTACCTCCGAGGTTGAGCACGTCATGGCCACCCAGACGCTTTCGCTCAAGCCTTTCAAGACCATGGCCATCGAGGTCAGCGGCGAGCTGGCGGAGGGCGTATCTGCCAAGGATTTGATTCTGGCTATTATCGCCAAGATTGGCACCGGCGGCGGCCAGGGGCACATCATCGAGTATCGCGGCGAGGCCATTCGCAAGATGTCGATGGAAGCGCGTATGACGATCTGCAACATGTCCATCGAGGCTGGTGCCCGCGCTGGCATGGTGGCTCCGGATGAAACCACCTTTGAGTACGTCAAGGGCCGCGAGTTCGCCCCGCAGGGTGAAGACTGGGACGCGGCAGTTGAATACTGGAGGACGCTGCCGACTGACGAAGGCGCCGAGTTCGATACCGTCGTAGAGATCGATGGTTCCGCCCTCACCCCGTTTGTCACGTGGGGTACTAACCCGGGACAGGGCCTGCCGCTGAGCGCTGTGGTGCCCGACCCGGAGGAGTGTGGTGACGACGGCGAGAAGGCCGCAGTCGAGAAGGCCCTGGCGTACATGGACCTTACGCCGGGCACGCCGTTGCGCGATATCCAGATCGATACTGTCTTCTTGGGTTCGTGCACGAACGCTCGTATTGAGGACCTGCGCGCAGCCGCTGAGGTAGTCAAGGGGCGCAGTATTGCGGCTGATACCCGCATGATGGTGGTCCCGTCATCGGCCGTGGTCAAGGCGCAGGCTGAGGAAGAAGGGCTGGATAAGATTTTCACCGATTTTGGTGCTGAATGGCGGACCGCCGGTTGCTCGATGTGCTTGGGTATGAACCCGGATCAGTTGAAGCCGGGGGAGAGGTCGGCGTCGACAAGCAACCGCAACTTTGAGGGCCGCCAGGGACCAGGCGGCCGTACCCACCTAGTGTCCCCGGCTGTTGCTGCGGCGACAGCAGTCCTGGGCCACTTGGCCGCACCAGCAGATATCGTCGATGCCGCAGTTGCCGGCGCTTAA
- a CDS encoding MarR family transcriptional regulator produces MSKETPNQSPDLDPVIHPINCLRICAALYSTGATAGRQMKHSKLAEFSELPADTLSKQLKHLEGHDFISRTREYGSTRAKDAVWVALTEAGTQAYVQHVQTLKAMVEGL; encoded by the coding sequence ATGTCTAAGGAAACACCCAACCAATCCCCCGATCTGGATCCTGTTATCCACCCGATTAACTGCCTCAGAATCTGCGCTGCGCTCTACTCCACCGGCGCCACCGCAGGCCGGCAAATGAAGCACAGCAAGCTCGCCGAATTCAGCGAGCTTCCCGCCGATACGCTGTCCAAACAGCTAAAGCACCTCGAAGGTCACGACTTCATTAGCCGCACCCGAGAGTATGGTTCTACACGCGCCAAGGACGCCGTGTGGGTCGCGCTTACCGAGGCGGGCACACAGGCTTACGTGCAGCACGTTCAAACGCTTAAAGCCATGGTAGAAGGCCTATAG
- the leuD gene encoding 3-isopropylmalate dehydratase small subunit yields the protein MEKFVTHTGVGVPLRVSNVDTDQIIPARYLKSVKRTGFADGLFSNWRSDENFILNQEPFKEGSVLFAGPDFGTGSSREHAVWALAEYGFKAVFSSRFADIFRGNSGKAGLLTGLMEQEDIELIWKQLESGETETTVDLEARTVTVGGNSYTFEIDDYTRWRLMEGLDDIGLTLRNEGDIEAFESTRPGFKPRVVAS from the coding sequence ATGGAGAAGTTCGTTACTCATACTGGCGTCGGCGTTCCGCTGCGAGTATCCAATGTGGATACCGACCAGATCATTCCTGCGCGCTACCTGAAGTCCGTTAAGCGCACCGGCTTCGCCGATGGTCTGTTTTCCAACTGGCGCAGCGATGAGAACTTCATTCTCAACCAGGAACCGTTCAAGGAAGGCTCTGTGCTTTTCGCGGGTCCAGACTTTGGTACCGGTTCCTCTCGTGAGCACGCGGTGTGGGCGCTTGCTGAGTATGGATTCAAGGCGGTGTTTTCGTCCCGCTTCGCCGATATCTTCCGCGGCAACTCTGGCAAGGCCGGACTGCTGACGGGGCTCATGGAACAAGAAGACATCGAGCTCATCTGGAAGCAGCTGGAGTCCGGTGAAACCGAAACCACCGTTGATTTGGAAGCGCGCACGGTTACCGTCGGCGGTAACAGCTACACCTTTGAGATCGATGACTACACCCGCTGGCGCCTTATGGAGGGGCTCGATGATATCGGCCTGACCCTGCGCAATGAGGGCGATATTGAGGCTTTCGAATCCACACGCCCGGGATTCAAGCCCCGCGTCGTAGCGTCTTAA
- the gltX gene encoding glutamate--tRNA ligase — translation MGDMTKPTSDVRVRFCPSPTGTPHVGMVRTALFNWAYARHTGGTLIFRIEDTDAARDSEESYQAIIDSLNWLGLGWDEGVNVGGPDEPYRQSQRMDIYADVLQKLKDGGYVYPAYSTNEEVQERHKAAGRDPQLGYDNFDRDLTQEQIDAFEAEGRKPVWRLRMPDKDWSWTDLVRGEMTFKSETQPDYVVARSNGAPLYTLVNPVDDALMGVTHVLRGEDLLSSTPRQLALYEVLVELGIAKKTPEFGHLPFVMGEGNKKLSKRDPQSNLFNHRDNGIIPEGMLNYLSLLGWSLSADQDVFSVDELIANFDVHDVLGNPARFDQKKLEAINADHIRLLKPEDFAQRLRDYLTEYTDFPADYPEEKFAFAADLVQTRIKTLSDAYGLMSFLTTPDAELELDEKAARKNLKEEAVQPLEVSIAKLEELGEWKTDEIEKVLSAALIDDLGLKPRKAYGALRVAISGQQVSPPLFESMELLGKESTLTRLKAAQALTPWSAE, via the coding sequence ATGGGGGACATGACTAAACCGACATCCGACGTCCGCGTCCGTTTCTGCCCCTCGCCTACCGGCACGCCCCATGTGGGCATGGTCCGCACGGCTTTGTTCAACTGGGCCTATGCCCGTCACACTGGCGGTACGCTCATCTTCCGTATCGAGGACACCGATGCTGCCCGTGATTCTGAGGAGTCCTACCAGGCCATCATTGACTCCCTGAACTGGCTCGGGCTGGGCTGGGATGAAGGAGTTAACGTCGGCGGCCCGGATGAGCCTTACCGTCAGTCGCAGCGCATGGATATCTACGCAGATGTCCTGCAGAAGCTCAAGGATGGCGGCTATGTCTATCCGGCTTACTCCACCAACGAAGAGGTTCAGGAGCGCCACAAGGCAGCTGGCCGCGACCCGCAGCTGGGCTACGACAACTTCGACCGCGACCTCACCCAGGAGCAGATAGACGCTTTCGAGGCGGAAGGCCGCAAGCCGGTCTGGCGCCTGCGCATGCCGGACAAGGATTGGTCCTGGACCGACCTGGTGCGCGGCGAGATGACCTTCAAGTCGGAGACCCAGCCGGACTACGTCGTGGCGCGCTCGAACGGTGCGCCGCTCTACACCCTGGTTAACCCGGTCGACGATGCCCTCATGGGAGTTACTCACGTCCTGCGTGGTGAAGACCTCCTGTCTTCCACGCCGCGCCAGCTGGCCCTTTATGAGGTGCTCGTGGAGCTCGGTATTGCCAAGAAGACGCCTGAGTTTGGTCACCTGCCCTTCGTGATGGGTGAGGGGAACAAGAAGCTGTCCAAGCGTGACCCGCAGTCCAACCTGTTCAATCACCGCGACAACGGCATCATCCCGGAGGGAATGCTCAACTACCTGTCGCTGTTGGGCTGGTCCCTGTCCGCGGACCAGGACGTCTTCTCCGTTGACGAGCTCATCGCTAACTTCGATGTCCACGACGTGTTGGGCAACCCGGCTCGCTTCGACCAGAAGAAGCTCGAGGCCATCAATGCCGACCACATCCGCCTGCTTAAGCCAGAGGACTTTGCTCAGCGCCTGCGCGACTACCTCACCGAGTACACCGACTTCCCGGCTGACTATCCGGAAGAGAAGTTCGCTTTCGCCGCAGATCTGGTGCAGACCCGCATTAAGACGCTGTCCGACGCCTACGGACTTATGTCCTTCTTGACCACGCCGGACGCTGAGCTGGAGCTGGACGAGAAGGCGGCCCGGAAGAACCTCAAGGAGGAGGCGGTGCAGCCTCTGGAGGTTTCCATTGCCAAGCTGGAAGAGCTGGGAGAGTGGAAGACCGACGAGATTGAGAAGGTTCTCTCCGCCGCGCTTATCGACGACCTCGGCCTCAAGCCCCGCAAGGCCTACGGCGCCCTGCGTGTAGCTATCTCTGGTCAGCAGGTTTCCCCGCCGCTGTTTGAGTCCATGGAGCTGCTGGGCAAGGAGTCCACGCTGACCCGACTCAAGGCTGCGCAGGCGCTCACGCCGTGGAGCGCTGAGTAG
- a CDS encoding choice-of-anchor M domain-containing protein, which yields MARTRYVALLTCATLLFSPATAVAGPDDGKHVATQTHIDSPKAFWEGNALNLKSHSASSDHDLADTVTWVGKGWNQNGTNQYQFTVPEDPALAFVGKPGETYYMAPASVQGSLDPVWMGFGADTELPVDDFRDNIASLDLLSVDGPGDVEMFGYYPGPGGLQRFFGTTEGAPHSAWLTSGTHTHNYTVFSKPGRYELTYQTSARGKDGSLITSKPTTTSIQVGGQRPADEKTPSLKERFDQASTGDASQKDYRLSITPKKTGDKDGDERLSSIDFSGGSDGTLTLLIDGYFLTDLAVKNGKAHFDEFLGPEDSTIQAVYTPEDGSPRWVSEELAYSENAELSTTSKTSAESWTETTNPRQLFSGEEVSLSDTGLSARVVPEGEDATRIILEAADKNLEGYVHGGFFSKGSSLPDIGFDGTITRGRAEFVVGADANFNGNTVRLDILPHPSITQESGSITLTDNFAFGQKYEGVGKLGAGAQAPAPAPDNPPKPDAGEHTGTCADKVVLDRGHVDIAVTRDGDEFLTRLKDETALVDKKTVERPLDDVVLAVHDNALRSRPAALKGKDFDYLGKEKFFLLPQTQEQSIIWPGYNTQALNYKDYKDGKVTLNIKPVEMPEGAQVGLFTTEGFGNVFTQLINSAEGDYSIETTFASHTHTNWAFTKPGIYKLEVTYSATTTEGKDISSAPQTLTVAAGDAAIKDCVKSKEGKEGEDTPKPGNEKPGDKPGDKKPGDNQPGGQKDKTSSLPKLEGLWGLVLPVVLAIIFQGFLNFYNDHRDQIAARFTGLLPR from the coding sequence GTGGCTCGAACTCGCTATGTGGCGCTTTTAACCTGCGCCACGCTTCTCTTCTCCCCCGCTACCGCCGTCGCTGGTCCTGACGACGGCAAACACGTAGCCACTCAGACACATATTGATTCCCCCAAGGCTTTCTGGGAGGGCAATGCTCTCAACCTCAAGAGCCATTCTGCAAGCTCCGACCACGACCTAGCCGATACAGTCACCTGGGTAGGTAAAGGCTGGAACCAGAACGGCACCAACCAATACCAGTTCACAGTGCCTGAGGACCCCGCGCTCGCTTTTGTGGGAAAGCCGGGCGAGACGTATTACATGGCGCCTGCCAGTGTCCAAGGCAGCTTGGACCCGGTGTGGATGGGCTTCGGCGCGGACACAGAGCTGCCTGTCGACGACTTCCGCGACAACATCGCTTCCCTGGACCTCTTAAGCGTTGACGGCCCCGGCGATGTCGAGATGTTTGGCTATTACCCCGGACCCGGCGGCCTGCAGCGTTTCTTCGGAACCACCGAGGGCGCTCCGCATTCCGCATGGCTGACCAGCGGCACGCATACCCACAACTACACCGTCTTTTCCAAGCCTGGACGCTATGAGCTCACCTATCAAACGAGCGCGCGGGGCAAGGATGGCTCGTTGATTACCTCCAAGCCCACGACCACCTCGATCCAAGTCGGCGGGCAGCGTCCCGCTGATGAGAAAACGCCTTCCCTCAAAGAGCGCTTTGACCAGGCCTCCACGGGCGATGCCAGCCAGAAGGATTACCGCCTGAGCATCACGCCCAAGAAAACCGGAGACAAGGACGGGGATGAGCGCCTTTCCTCCATCGATTTCTCCGGCGGCAGCGACGGCACGCTTACGCTGCTGATCGACGGCTACTTCCTCACCGATCTAGCCGTGAAAAATGGCAAGGCACACTTCGATGAATTCTTAGGGCCCGAGGACTCAACAATCCAAGCTGTGTACACCCCGGAGGACGGCAGCCCGCGCTGGGTGAGCGAGGAGCTTGCCTACTCTGAGAACGCTGAGCTTTCCACCACCTCGAAGACCTCCGCGGAGTCCTGGACCGAGACCACAAACCCCCGCCAGCTCTTCTCCGGAGAAGAGGTTTCGCTATCTGACACGGGACTGTCCGCGCGTGTTGTTCCGGAGGGCGAAGACGCCACCCGCATCATCCTGGAGGCAGCCGATAAGAACCTGGAAGGCTACGTGCATGGCGGCTTCTTTAGCAAGGGAAGCTCGCTTCCGGACATCGGATTCGACGGAACGATCACCCGCGGCCGCGCCGAATTTGTCGTCGGCGCCGATGCAAACTTCAACGGCAATACCGTGCGCCTGGATATTCTTCCGCACCCGAGCATCACGCAAGAGTCCGGCAGCATCACGCTGACCGACAATTTCGCCTTCGGCCAAAAATACGAGGGTGTGGGCAAACTTGGCGCTGGGGCCCAGGCTCCTGCGCCAGCCCCAGATAACCCTCCCAAACCAGACGCGGGAGAACACACTGGTACCTGTGCTGACAAGGTAGTGCTTGACCGCGGCCACGTCGACATTGCGGTTACCCGTGACGGCGATGAGTTCCTCACCCGCTTGAAGGATGAAACGGCCCTCGTGGACAAGAAGACCGTCGAGCGCCCGCTCGATGACGTCGTCCTCGCGGTGCACGACAACGCCCTGCGCTCCCGCCCCGCCGCGCTTAAGGGCAAGGACTTCGATTACCTAGGCAAGGAAAAGTTCTTCCTCCTCCCGCAGACCCAGGAGCAAAGCATCATCTGGCCGGGCTATAACACCCAGGCCCTCAACTACAAGGACTATAAAGACGGCAAAGTCACGCTCAACATCAAGCCCGTGGAGATGCCAGAGGGTGCGCAGGTAGGCCTTTTTACTACCGAAGGCTTTGGCAACGTTTTCACCCAGTTGATCAATTCCGCCGAGGGTGACTACTCCATCGAGACCACTTTTGCTTCGCACACCCACACCAATTGGGCGTTTACCAAGCCGGGCATCTACAAGCTCGAAGTCACCTATTCGGCCACCACCACAGAGGGCAAGGACATCTCCTCTGCGCCCCAAACGCTCACCGTCGCAGCGGGCGATGCAGCAATCAAAGACTGTGTGAAATCAAAGGAAGGAAAGGAAGGCGAAGACACCCCCAAGCCAGGTAATGAAAAGCCCGGAGATAAGCCAGGCGATAAGAAACCAGGCGATAACCAGCCTGGTGGCCAGAAGGACAAGACGTCCTCTCTGCCCAAACTCGAGGGCCTGTGGGGGCTCGTACTCCCGGTTGTCTTGGCCATCATCTTCCAAGGTTTCCTCAACTTCTACAACGATCACCGCGACCAAATCGCTGCGCGGTTCACTGGCCTGCTTCCCCGCTAG
- a CDS encoding choice-of-anchor M domain-containing protein encodes MRQNSALLKASAAVFTIVAALFVAVLGSPAAARADSELIESGHVDAFYVSAPGGQLTLSMKEDVTGSGVVRPGNDVILKVAEKAWSEATERIDGIAMPTYYLPQTQDSSLLWPGWDTQAAQSAGYKDVNFEFVEVTGPGDIFIFETAGFGDIQPVTNAGELDLVSGDVINQAYPAHRHVNWAFSEPGIYTMTVQAESNGDTSNQVTYTWDVGDGDAAPQESGDEEPATDNGDDGTEEHHEAELGDASPEQPASSASGTRSGGGNAGGGTRAAGTRNAKQQASSKERKERGERKERKPSHRSTGAADGENVDTVAAAGYYDSGQNLLPWGIGILGLGMLVLGLALARLALMKGRD; translated from the coding sequence GTGCGCCAGAACAGTGCACTGCTAAAAGCCAGCGCCGCCGTGTTCACCATTGTCGCGGCATTGTTTGTGGCCGTCCTTGGCTCGCCGGCTGCGGCGCGAGCGGATAGCGAGCTCATCGAATCCGGACACGTTGATGCTTTTTATGTCTCCGCACCGGGCGGTCAGCTGACTTTGTCGATGAAGGAGGACGTCACCGGCAGTGGCGTCGTCCGGCCCGGCAACGATGTCATCCTCAAAGTCGCAGAAAAAGCTTGGAGCGAGGCGACCGAGCGCATCGACGGCATTGCTATGCCCACGTATTACCTTCCCCAAACCCAGGACAGCTCGCTGCTCTGGCCGGGTTGGGATACCCAAGCGGCACAATCGGCTGGCTACAAAGACGTCAACTTCGAATTCGTCGAGGTCACCGGCCCTGGTGACATCTTTATCTTTGAAACGGCAGGCTTCGGCGATATCCAACCGGTTACCAATGCTGGTGAGCTCGACCTCGTTTCTGGTGATGTCATCAACCAGGCTTACCCGGCGCATCGCCACGTCAACTGGGCTTTTAGTGAACCGGGTATCTACACCATGACTGTCCAGGCGGAATCCAACGGCGATACGAGTAATCAGGTCACCTATACCTGGGATGTCGGAGATGGTGACGCCGCGCCGCAGGAGTCCGGGGACGAGGAACCCGCCACCGATAATGGTGATGACGGTACCGAAGAGCACCACGAGGCAGAGCTGGGCGACGCCTCCCCTGAGCAACCGGCATCCTCGGCCTCGGGAACACGTTCGGGAGGTGGAAACGCTGGCGGGGGTACCCGCGCAGCCGGAACCAGGAACGCGAAGCAACAGGCAAGCAGCAAGGAGCGTAAAGAGCGCGGAGAAAGGAAAGAGCGCAAGCCTTCTCACCGCTCCACCGGGGCCGCGGACGGGGAGAATGTGGACACCGTCGCTGCGGCCGGCTACTACGACAGCGGGCAAAACCTGCTGCCGTGGGGAATCGGAATCCTCGGCCTGGGCATGCTCGTTCTGGGGTTGGCGCTAGCACGCCTCGCGCTCATGAAGGGCCGCGACTAA
- a CDS encoding NUDIX hydrolase: protein MPKAKNMHETDKDIRSEVFISGRHQEIPVDPADEFKRTTLAAGAVLWRGDPHDPEVALIHRPHYDDWSLPKGKVDPGESLPTTAAREIFEETGYSVRLGKLIGKVAYPVQGRTKVVYYWLARVLDGEYTPNEETDELRWMKIDEASSLLSYDVDAQVLGKAQKRLRLAPTTRVLYVRHARAHQRRSWEGDDDLRPLDKKGRRQAEMLVPMLTPFHPTAIYSAPPQRCQHTAAPLADELGMDIAVNKAFGDDVFADSPEDARAAFQRVVDGGGVPVIVSQGLTIPGILESYAPKFLKKSIDELKFKKASVWVLSFNDGELTGADYLASPLPVR from the coding sequence ATGCCCAAGGCAAAGAACATGCATGAGACGGACAAAGACATTCGCTCGGAAGTCTTCATTTCCGGACGCCACCAGGAGATCCCCGTCGATCCGGCGGATGAGTTCAAGCGCACGACGCTTGCCGCCGGAGCGGTTCTCTGGCGTGGCGACCCGCACGATCCGGAGGTTGCACTTATCCACCGCCCCCACTATGACGATTGGTCGCTGCCCAAGGGCAAGGTCGATCCGGGTGAATCCCTCCCCACGACCGCCGCGCGCGAGATCTTCGAGGAAACCGGTTACTCCGTGCGTCTGGGCAAGCTGATCGGCAAGGTGGCCTACCCGGTGCAAGGCCGCACGAAGGTGGTCTACTACTGGCTGGCCCGTGTACTCGACGGTGAGTACACCCCGAATGAAGAGACCGATGAGCTGCGGTGGATGAAGATCGACGAAGCCAGCTCATTGCTCTCCTACGACGTTGATGCCCAGGTGCTAGGGAAGGCACAAAAGCGTCTGCGCCTTGCACCAACGACCCGCGTACTTTATGTGCGCCATGCACGCGCACATCAGCGCCGCTCCTGGGAGGGCGATGATGACCTGCGTCCTCTGGATAAGAAGGGCCGCCGCCAAGCGGAGATGCTCGTGCCGATGCTCACACCATTCCACCCGACCGCCATTTATAGCGCCCCACCACAGCGCTGCCAGCACACCGCTGCCCCGCTGGCGGATGAGCTCGGCATGGACATCGCCGTGAACAAAGCATTCGGCGATGATGTCTTTGCTGATTCGCCTGAGGACGCACGCGCTGCCTTCCAACGCGTTGTCGACGGCGGCGGCGTTCCGGTCATCGTGAGCCAAGGCCTGACTATTCCGGGGATTCTCGAGTCCTACGCGCCGAAGTTCCTTAAAAAGTCAATAGACGAGCTCAAGTTCAAGAAGGCTTCGGTGTGGGTTCTGTCCTTCAACGACGGAGAGCTTACCGGGGCGGACTATCTGGCTAGCCCGCTTCCCGTGCGCTAA
- a CDS encoding IclR family transcriptional regulator, translated as MGEYSAVSGIKVLDRAVAIMMAATNRPSTLNELCETTGLPRATAHRLATALEAHRILTRTPDGKWGAGPALPGNRDRIIETAGPIMEELLDATGESVQLYELSGTTRTCIATREPEIGLHNVVPVGRQLPLTSGSAARIFAAFADVHVEDAIFSAHDVELARTNGYSESIEERESNLASVSAPVFDGAGNFIAVLSISGSAERFRPSPAEKFADVLVSASHRLSAALSNGAPNNGNR; from the coding sequence ATGGGAGAGTATAGCGCAGTATCAGGAATTAAGGTATTGGATCGCGCAGTAGCCATCATGATGGCCGCGACCAACCGCCCCTCCACGCTCAATGAGCTGTGTGAGACAACCGGCCTGCCCCGGGCAACCGCACACCGTCTCGCCACAGCGCTCGAGGCACACCGAATCCTTACCCGCACCCCCGACGGTAAGTGGGGCGCGGGCCCTGCGCTTCCCGGCAACCGGGATCGAATCATCGAGACCGCAGGCCCCATCATGGAGGAGCTTCTCGACGCCACTGGCGAATCCGTCCAGCTATACGAACTCTCGGGAACCACGCGCACCTGCATTGCCACGCGCGAGCCAGAAATTGGACTACACAACGTGGTCCCTGTAGGCCGCCAGCTCCCGCTCACCTCCGGTTCCGCCGCTAGAATCTTCGCAGCTTTTGCGGATGTACACGTTGAGGATGCTATCTTCAGCGCGCACGATGTCGAGCTCGCACGCACCAACGGCTACTCCGAATCCATCGAAGAGCGCGAGTCCAACCTCGCCTCCGTCTCCGCGCCTGTCTTCGATGGCGCCGGAAACTTCATCGCCGTACTATCCATCTCCGGTTCGGCCGAGCGCTTCCGCCCCTCCCCGGCAGAAAAATTTGCTGACGTACTGGTTAGCGCTTCTCACCGTTTGAGTGCGGCCCTTTCCAACGGCGCACCGAACAACGGCAACCGCTAA